The stretch of DNA TCCCCGCACCAAATTCACAGGATCAACATCCAACAGCAACGCCGCCGTACATCGCTCTACACTAGCTTCTGGGTAGAAGACATGAGCCTTGCCAAAACTTAGGGCAAAAGACTGACAACGGTCTGGGTGTTTATGCAACAGGTAGCCTAACTCCGTTGCTGGGGAATGTGTCGTTGTGATTGTCAGCAGCATTTATTCACTTTTACAAAGATTTAAGGATACGAAATAATTAATGGTAATTTCGCACAAATTAACACAGTAGTTTTCTTTTGTTAGCAAAACTTTTGATTTTGCTTTTTCAGAAAGCTTTTTTAGTAAATGTAATATTGAGATTTCAAGGAAGAAACCTACGGTGTACACACAAGTGATCGAATTTAGCCAAGCCCTTACAGAATCGCCCCCTAGCCCCCAATTATGGGGGAACAAGAATTTTCCAAATCCCCCAGACTTGAGGGATTTAGGGGGCAAAATAGACGTAAACGCAGACAGATAGGACTTGTGTGTACACTGTAGCCCCAGTCTCTAATACAGGACGACGTAAATAAACCGACCATTTAAAATCAATAAAAAGCCTACATCATCAGCTTTTTGACTTTTGATTTTTGAATTTTGACTTCCGCGTAGCGGTACTAGTCCCTTATTACTTGGTTTTAATTGGTGTGAGGGCTACTCCTTGGTAATAATGTCCTAAAATTTGCAGGTGGTTGGCTCCTTGTCGAGCTAGATTGTACGCTCCCCACTGGCTCATTCCTAAGCCATGACCGAAGCCTAAACCTTGTAGAACAAAACTCCCATTTGCGCCTTTAGTAATATTAAAGCGAGTGCTTCTAAGTTGGAGTGCAGTCCGGACTTCTTCGCCCTTTAAGACCCTTGTACCCTGGTCACCGACAATTTTTAAGGTTTTCACACTACGGAAAGGCGAGTGGGCTTCTGCAATCATTTCTTTGACATTGCCCACACCAGAAATTCTGGAGCTAATTTGATTGGAAGAAAAGGTTCTTTCCCAGTTACAGGCGCTGATATTTTGGTCGTAGTCTTGAACAGCACGCAGGTAAGCGAGGGGATTTCCCCAAACATCTTCGACATTTTCAGTGTGTCCTCCAGAACAAGCGTGGAAAACTGAGAGAATAATTTCGTTGTTATGTGTTAATACTTTGCCGGCGGTAGCATCTACTGCGGAGTAAATAGTGGGAGATTCGCTGATCACTCCTTTATAAATTTGCCAACGATCTGGACTAGCCCCTAAGTCATAGGTGGGATTATTGCGTTGTTCGTTGCGCTTGTAGAGGGCATAGGTACGAGCTGCGATCGCTTGAGCTTTGAGAGCTTCCTGTGGCCATCCAGAATCCATTTCTCCACCGATGACACTGTAGAGATATTCTTCTAAATCAACCCAATTAACGGCATCTAAACCCTTATCTGTCGGGACAACCAGCGTTCGTCCACGATACCAGCGATCGCCAATATAAACAAATCCATCACCTGTAGGTTCAATCCAAAATAAACCAGATTGCCATCTATCCAGAGCCACACCACCGGGGATAGTTTGGGCATTAAATGAACTCATAGCCGGCAATTGTCCGAGAGTACGACCTGTACTATCCTTAACAACCGCAGTTGTCGAACTGCCAACTTTCACCTGATTCACTCCCCTCTGAATTGCCACGCGCAGGATTACAGATGCTTGAGCTGGGGCTACTAAAGCCATCCACAAGAAGATACCTATCCACCAATGACGTACTTTGATCTGGGAAAATAAAGAGCCTAATAACAGTTGAAATTTCATACTGATCATTTAAATCACATTTAAGCAAGTATCTGTTTGACGCTCTGGAGCCTAGTGTCTACCACTTAGATGAGACAGTTCTCCACCCTGGTAAGTTGCCACTTCCTCACAATTATGCAATCAGTATGAAAAATCGGCCAATTAATTTAGTCATTGGTCATTGGTCATTGGTCATTGGGAAGTTACCGTCTTCTCCCCCCTGCTCCCTGCACCCTGCACCCCTGCCTCTTCCTACTCCCTACTGACATCGTTAGCAATAATTCCCACTAAATTCAAAGTGCTTAAAATTTCTGTAGTTTCTGTCAATTCATTGGGGGTGATATGACCAATGCGCCCTACCATCACAATTCCATCACAGAATGAGGCTAAAATCCTGGCATCGACTGTGCCTAAAATTGGCGGAGCATCTATGATCACTAGATCATAGGTTTGCTCGAACAACTTGATCAGTTCTTGCATTCGTTGAGAACTCAGCAGGTTGATTGTGTCTTCCGGTTTAGGGCCAGCAGTTAAAATATCAATAGAAGGGTGAATCGGCTGGATATAATCTTGAACTTGGGTATTTGTTTCATCGACTAATAACAGAGATAGTCCCCAGTCATTAGATAATTGCAAGTTTTTGTGTAGATGAGGATCTCGCAGGTTAGCATCAATCAATAGTATCCGCCGATGCATCCGAGCCGCGCTAGCCGCTAGTCCCAGAGCCAAGGTTGTTTTACCTTCTCTCGATAGCGCCGAAGTTAACATCAGGGATTTGAAAGGGTAAGGATGCTTGAATATTTGAATGTTTTGGTAGACCATATCCAAGCTTTCGTGGCATGGTAACCAAGTGCTAGTTTCTACAAAAGAGGGTGCTAAATTTCGCCGTTTTTGCCAAAACCAGATGGGTAAACGCTTTTTGAAACCACGCGGCGCTAGTTTTGGCACAGATCCCAGGAATCGGAGTTTGGTCAGCTTCTGTAATTCTTGTACGGAATAAATGGTGTAATTAAACATTCCCCAAGTGAGAGCGATCGCAATACCTAAAATGGGGCTGACTACAACTCCTCCAAGTAAAAGTATTGATCTGCGGTTACTGGTGGAAGTTCCCAAGGCTGGTTCTTCTAAAACTTGCCAATCAAACCCTCCCTGAGAAATTTTTAATCCCAAATACTGTTGCGTCTGGAGTAATTGCTCAAGTATTTTGCGTTGAGTTTCTACTGCTGGTAGTAAGCGGTTATACTCCGCTATCAGGCTGGGATATTTGCTGAGTTGCGAACTGAGCCGCTTTTCTGACTCAGCTAGACTATTTTCATGAGCAATCAGTCCTTGAACCATTGTTTGCACCTGAGTAAACTCTTGCACTAGTATTGGATCAACTTCTGCTGTTTGCCCTTGTATCAATAGTAAATTTCTGGTATTGCTAGTATTTATTGCTTTGTCACCGAGCAAATTTTTCACCTCTTGCTGTAACAGCCTTTGTTGAGTCTGATGTTGCTGTCTGAGCTGTTCTAGGATTGGTGACTCGTCTGTGTAGCGCATTTCTTCCTTAGCGATCGCTAATTCAGTCTTTTGAACTTCATTCAATAGCGATTGGTAACGAGTTGACTGATTTAAACGAGAAGTAATTTCTGCGTTCTGGGATAAATCAGCTATTTTTTGTTCTAGGTTATTGTACCGAGCTTGTACATCTTTGATTTGTGCGCGGGTAGTTTGTCGCTGTTTTTCAATGTTTGCCAGAGATTCTAGCAAAATTGTACTTTGTACTTGCGGATCGAGTATATTATGCTTCCGGCGAAAGTCTTCTAAGTTTTTCTCAGCTTGACTCACTTCTTGTTTGATCTGGGGTAAGCGAGTGCTAACAAAAGTAAGTCCTTTATGCAGTCGTTCTTGTTGTTGCTCTTTATTGTAGTCTTGATAAACTTTTCGTAAAGCTTGCAGTACTCTTTGTGTTTTAACCGGATCATCATCATGAAAGGAAATTTCAAATACTTGACTAGGAACTTCTTTCAGTCCAGCCATACCTTCTAATTGGTTCACTACCAAAGCAGATTTTTGATTGTGATGATTATTACCCTTGATATCTTCTACGGTCAAATCTGGATAATCAGGATGAAGGATATCGACAGCTTTCTGTATCAGCTTAGAACTCTCCATCAGTTTCATCTGAGCGCTGTAGTCAAATACTGGCAGATTTGGTTCAATTAACTGACTATTTACACCTAATGGGATATTATTTAACCTGACACCTTCATATAAATTGGAATTTACCAGGATCTGCATCGAGCTTTGGTAATTCGTTTTGGTATTGGCAGCCAAGAGTCCAGCAATTGACATAAAAATGCAGGAAACACCTAAGCATAAAAAACGTCTGCGAAGCAAAATTTTAGGTAGTCGTCTGACATCAACTGGGTTTAGTGAAGAGTGATGAACCAGTTGCTCTCGATTCATACTTGTGTTAGCCACTATCAAATTCCTCTAATATCGAAATTCAGAAACACTATATATGGAAGATCATGAAATCATTGATTGAAAATGAGTTGTTTTTAATCTATAGACCAAACATAATACTAAATGTTTCTGATTCCGATTATGAAGAGTTTGTAGAATAAAAAAATGGCTGTTATTGTTACACTTGTCAAGTATTTCTAGTAATCATAATTATGACGTTTTATCATAATTTACCCGGATAAAATAAGCAGAGCAAAACACTCATTAGGTAAATACCATTACCGTTATATTCAATTTGATTAGTTAGAAATTAATCGCTGCATTCAGCATTACAGCCAATTCATCTGCGAAATACTTATA from Nodularia sp. LEGE 06071 encodes:
- a CDS encoding GumC family protein, which gives rise to MNREQLVHHSSLNPVDVRRLPKILLRRRFLCLGVSCIFMSIAGLLAANTKTNYQSSMQILVNSNLYEGVRLNNIPLGVNSQLIEPNLPVFDYSAQMKLMESSKLIQKAVDILHPDYPDLTVEDIKGNNHHNQKSALVVNQLEGMAGLKEVPSQVFEISFHDDDPVKTQRVLQALRKVYQDYNKEQQQERLHKGLTFVSTRLPQIKQEVSQAEKNLEDFRRKHNILDPQVQSTILLESLANIEKQRQTTRAQIKDVQARYNNLEQKIADLSQNAEITSRLNQSTRYQSLLNEVQKTELAIAKEEMRYTDESPILEQLRQQHQTQQRLLQQEVKNLLGDKAINTSNTRNLLLIQGQTAEVDPILVQEFTQVQTMVQGLIAHENSLAESEKRLSSQLSKYPSLIAEYNRLLPAVETQRKILEQLLQTQQYLGLKISQGGFDWQVLEEPALGTSTSNRRSILLLGGVVVSPILGIAIALTWGMFNYTIYSVQELQKLTKLRFLGSVPKLAPRGFKKRLPIWFWQKRRNLAPSFVETSTWLPCHESLDMVYQNIQIFKHPYPFKSLMLTSALSREGKTTLALGLAASAARMHRRILLIDANLRDPHLHKNLQLSNDWGLSLLLVDETNTQVQDYIQPIHPSIDILTAGPKPEDTINLLSSQRMQELIKLFEQTYDLVIIDAPPILGTVDARILASFCDGIVMVGRIGHITPNELTETTEILSTLNLVGIIANDVSRE
- a CDS encoding SpoIID/LytB domain-containing protein encodes the protein MKFQLLLGSLFSQIKVRHWWIGIFLWMALVAPAQASVILRVAIQRGVNQVKVGSSTTAVVKDSTGRTLGQLPAMSSFNAQTIPGGVALDRWQSGLFWIEPTGDGFVYIGDRWYRGRTLVVPTDKGLDAVNWVDLEEYLYSVIGGEMDSGWPQEALKAQAIAARTYALYKRNEQRNNPTYDLGASPDRWQIYKGVISESPTIYSAVDATAGKVLTHNNEIILSVFHACSGGHTENVEDVWGNPLAYLRAVQDYDQNISACNWERTFSSNQISSRISGVGNVKEMIAEAHSPFRSVKTLKIVGDQGTRVLKGEEVRTALQLRSTRFNITKGANGSFVLQGLGFGHGLGMSQWGAYNLARQGANHLQILGHYYQGVALTPIKTK